One window of the Amycolatopsis mediterranei genome contains the following:
- a CDS encoding TerC family protein — MTVPLWLWIATIGGLLALIALDLVIVDRKPHEVTTGEAARWVIFYVSCAIVFGIGVWVFAGHDPGVEFFTGYITEYSLSVDNLFIFMIIMGSFKVPAIHQHRVLLVGILLALAMRSVFIAIGAALIAQFVWVFFLFGAILIWTAISMLRGKGEDEEYHENAVTRQVRRFAPVTDDYHGHKYTVKIDGKRMITPMLLVIVAIGSADLLFAVDSIPAIFGITQEAFLVFTANAFALMGLRQLYFLLGGLVTKLVYLTYGLAVILAFIGAKLFLHALHEYHVVPDWLDINNWVSLGVIVVVLSVTTVASLAKARRDERKQVAA; from the coding sequence ATGACTGTCCCCCTGTGGCTGTGGATCGCCACGATCGGTGGCCTGCTCGCGCTGATCGCGCTGGATCTGGTCATCGTCGATCGCAAGCCGCACGAAGTGACCACGGGGGAAGCGGCTCGCTGGGTCATCTTCTACGTCTCGTGCGCCATCGTCTTCGGCATCGGTGTGTGGGTGTTCGCCGGGCACGACCCGGGCGTCGAGTTCTTCACCGGGTACATCACCGAGTACTCGCTGAGCGTCGACAACCTGTTCATCTTCATGATCATCATGGGCTCCTTCAAGGTGCCCGCCATCCACCAGCACCGCGTGCTGCTGGTCGGGATCCTGCTCGCGCTCGCCATGCGGAGCGTGTTCATCGCCATCGGCGCCGCGCTGATCGCCCAGTTCGTCTGGGTGTTCTTCCTGTTCGGCGCGATCCTGATCTGGACGGCGATCAGCATGCTGCGCGGCAAGGGCGAGGACGAGGAGTACCACGAGAACGCCGTCACCCGGCAGGTCCGCCGGTTCGCCCCGGTGACCGACGACTACCACGGCCACAAGTACACGGTGAAGATCGACGGCAAGCGGATGATCACCCCGATGCTGCTGGTGATCGTGGCCATCGGCTCGGCCGACCTGCTGTTCGCCGTCGACTCGATCCCGGCGATCTTCGGCATCACGCAGGAGGCGTTCCTCGTCTTCACCGCCAACGCGTTCGCGCTGATGGGCCTGCGCCAGCTGTACTTCCTGCTCGGCGGCCTGGTGACGAAGCTGGTCTACCTGACCTACGGCCTCGCGGTGATCCTCGCCTTCATCGGGGCGAAGCTGTTCCTGCACGCGCTGCACGAGTACCACGTCGTCCCGGACTGGCTGGACATCAACAACTGGGTCTCCCTCGGCGTGATCGTCGTCGTGCTGTCGGTGACCACGGTGGCCAGCCTGGCGAAGGCCCGGCGCGACGAGCGCAAGCAGGTCGCCGCATGA
- a CDS encoding S9 family peptidase: MRPADIEALVVPGRPALRGNLLLTAVKRPDLRANATHSAVRRVSLDGGEAAWTHGPRDSAPAISPDGRWVAFLRAGEGQGADGSPQLHVMPSDGGEARRLTSLHLGAGEPVWAPDSRRIAFTARVPEAGRYGTPDADGETPEPAAEAPRRITRMDYRIDDVGFLRDRMQRLFVVDADAALEPGDLEPLTGDGFDAAHPVWTPDGTRVVFTAPPDWGAAESDARDICAISAEGGEPEVVVRCEGYSERPAFGADGTLFYFGQSFEEHHEAAPTGLYAATPEFGVGPVKARRLTDAETVDCETAAGPPAPRGDDVLVAVRHRGAVELRAVGVDAAEAPLADLAVVYADQAAVRSFTLDGPVLAAVIATPSTAGEVVLLGDGEPRVLTGFSKPLRDKGIRPMIELETTAPDGYPVHGWLVLPEGEGPHPVLRVVHGGPFTQQEWAVFDEAQVYASAGYAVVVGNPRGSAGYGQTHGCAITHGFGTVDVDDVLALLDKALERPDLDASRVGIMGGSYGGFMTSWLAAHHGERFKAAWSERAVNAWDSMLGSSDIGYMFVDAYIGSSPEVQRHRSPLSYAAQIKIPFAVVHSEQDWRCPLEQAERMFVALRRAGVSAELLVFPGEGHELSRSGRPRHRVQRFEAILEWWSRHL, translated from the coding sequence GTGCGCCCTGCCGACATCGAAGCCCTCGTCGTCCCCGGCCGTCCCGCCCTGCGCGGGAACCTGCTGCTCACAGCGGTGAAGAGACCGGATCTCCGTGCGAACGCCACGCACAGTGCGGTGCGGCGTGTGTCGCTCGACGGCGGCGAGGCCGCGTGGACCCACGGTCCGCGCGACTCCGCCCCGGCCATCTCGCCCGACGGGCGCTGGGTCGCGTTCCTCCGCGCGGGGGAGGGCCAGGGCGCCGACGGCAGCCCGCAGCTGCACGTGATGCCGTCGGACGGCGGGGAAGCCCGCCGGCTGACGTCGCTGCACCTCGGGGCCGGGGAACCGGTGTGGGCGCCGGATTCGCGGCGGATCGCGTTCACCGCCCGCGTGCCCGAGGCCGGCCGCTACGGCACCCCGGACGCCGACGGCGAGACGCCGGAGCCGGCCGCCGAGGCCCCGCGCCGGATCACGCGGATGGACTACCGGATCGACGACGTCGGGTTCCTGCGCGACCGCATGCAGCGGCTGTTCGTCGTCGACGCCGACGCGGCGCTCGAGCCCGGAGACCTCGAGCCGCTGACCGGCGACGGGTTCGACGCGGCCCACCCGGTCTGGACGCCGGACGGCACGCGCGTGGTCTTCACGGCGCCGCCGGACTGGGGTGCGGCCGAGAGCGACGCGCGTGACATCTGCGCGATCTCCGCCGAGGGCGGCGAGCCCGAGGTCGTCGTGCGCTGCGAAGGCTACTCGGAGCGGCCGGCGTTCGGCGCCGACGGCACGTTGTTCTACTTCGGACAGTCCTTCGAAGAGCACCACGAAGCCGCGCCCACCGGGCTCTACGCGGCGACGCCCGAATTCGGCGTCGGCCCGGTGAAGGCCCGGCGGCTCACCGACGCCGAGACGGTGGACTGCGAAACCGCGGCGGGCCCGCCGGCCCCGCGCGGGGACGACGTGCTGGTGGCCGTCCGCCACCGCGGCGCGGTGGAACTGCGCGCGGTCGGCGTCGACGCGGCCGAGGCCCCGCTGGCCGACCTCGCGGTGGTCTACGCGGACCAGGCCGCGGTCCGGTCGTTCACGCTGGACGGCCCGGTGCTGGCGGCGGTGATCGCCACGCCGTCGACCGCCGGCGAGGTCGTGCTGCTCGGCGACGGCGAGCCGAGGGTGCTCACCGGCTTCTCGAAGCCGTTGCGGGACAAGGGCATCCGGCCGATGATCGAGCTGGAGACCACCGCCCCGGACGGCTATCCGGTGCACGGCTGGCTGGTCCTGCCCGAGGGCGAGGGCCCGCACCCGGTGCTGCGCGTGGTGCACGGCGGCCCGTTCACCCAGCAGGAGTGGGCGGTGTTCGACGAGGCGCAGGTGTACGCGTCGGCGGGCTACGCGGTGGTGGTCGGCAACCCGCGCGGGTCCGCGGGGTACGGGCAGACGCACGGCTGCGCGATCACGCACGGCTTCGGCACGGTCGACGTCGACGACGTCCTGGCGCTGCTCGACAAGGCGCTCGAACGCCCGGACCTGGACGCCTCCCGCGTCGGCATCATGGGCGGCTCGTACGGCGGGTTCATGACGAGCTGGCTGGCCGCCCACCACGGCGAGCGCTTCAAGGCGGCGTGGAGCGAGCGCGCGGTCAACGCGTGGGACTCGATGCTCGGCAGCTCCGACATCGGCTACATGTTCGTCGACGCCTACATCGGCTCCTCGCCGGAAGTGCAGCGTCACCGTTCGCCGCTTTCGTACGCGGCGCAGATCAAGATTCCGTTCGCCGTGGTGCATTCGGAGCAGGACTGGCGCTGCCCGCTGGAGCAGGCGGAGCGGATGTTCGTGGCCCTGCGCCGCGCGGGCGTGTCCGCCGAGCTGCTCGTGTTCCCGGGCGAAGGCCACGAGCTGAGCCGCTCCGGCCGGCCGCGGCACCGCGTCCAGCGCTTCGAAGCGATCCTCGAGTGGTGGTCCCGGCACCTGTGA